CCTTCCCCAAGGAGTGCAAATAGTCCTGTGGGAGAGACAAAGATATCACAGTCTTCGGGAAGGTTTAAGAGATGAgagcagggaagtggggaggaggaacGGTCTAGGTTTACCTGATCATCGTGAATGTCCTTTAGGGTGTAGCTGACCACACTGATGCCCATGTTGACCAAGTCTGAGGAGGCCACTTTGAAAACCTGTTCTGAGAATTTCTGCCTGTCCTTATAGATTTCCTAGGATAACaggatggagggaaagaggaatgTTAGCTCTAGATCCTCTGGCCGCTGTCTCCTATAGGCTAGCTCAGTCCTTGGGTATTCCTCCACCCTCTCACTCTGGAATCCCTTCCAGGTCTTTCCCTGCTCTCAGGCCCACCTCCACAGTCATATGGGCCATGATAGCCCTCTGGTGGCCCTCCAGCGTCTCCAGTGCAATGTGGGCAATCTCAGCCTCTGTCTTTCCCAGAAACATCTGGCAGGCGGCTGCCAACATCTCCTTGTTCTGGCCCTGGATTTTCACCTGTAGAGTGAGGGAGGGTGTGGTGAAGGTGTCAAGAAGCCAGGCAGAAAgcagggagagaagtggggagaagtCAAGTGCCTTGGAAGTCCCTGGAGAAGCTGAGACCAGCAGAGAAATTTCTCTGCAGGCAGAGGATGGGAAGACCATGGTCAGAAGATTCTTAATGTCTGGGGACAGAGAAGGTGAAAGGGGGAGTGGACTTTGGGGGAAAGGCTCTGAAAGCCTCACCTGGGCAATGCCAGTGACTGAGATGGGGACCCCATGGCGAGTGTAAACCTTTTCACTCTTGACATTGAGGGTCAGTGTGTTGAGAGAGATCCTAAGGGAAGAAGAAGGGGTGGATagtgagaaaaggaggaaagaggaaacgAGGGTTCTCCTTTCCAAGTTCTCTTCTTACCTACCTCTGGATTTGCTGGATGCAGGGCAGGACAAAGACACGTCCTCCAGCCACCATGACTGGGGGGCTCCGGCAGAAACCTGCAAGATGAGGGGGCAGTGAGCTGCGGTGGCCGATCGCCCCGGCAGAGCTGAAATGTGGAAGACAGaattggggaagggagaagggtaGCAATCCCCAAGAGGAAATGTGGGAGCTGACGCGGGTCGGGGACAGTTTTGGCCTTGGAAGGGTGGTGGCTGGGAACAATCACAAGGGGGTGGCTTGCAGCCacgggggagtggggtgggcggAAGGCTTGGCGCTAGGGAGCTGgtagggagaaggggaagggcagaggccaCACTCGCAAGGGCTTGGGGGTCACTGGCTGAGAAGAGAACAATACTTACCAGAGACCACCATGGCCTCGTTTGGACCACAGGTGAAAAACATGGCTCAGGttggagctggaggagagagaaagcctTTGCGGATGGAAAGGGGCGCCGTGGCGTCCACAGAAGTGAACCCTTTCCTTTTCCCGTCAGTCCCGCCCAGTCTGCAGCCACCGCGTCCCTGTCCTTTCCGCACCCATGGATCCGCTAAGGCCTTCCCCGGCGAAATTTCGCAGACCTCCCTACCCCTTGCCGCGTCCCCGCCTTCAGTGACAACGGTTTCTCCCTTATCTGATAAAAACTCTCTGGCCCCTAGAGGCCCCCAGACCCTTGcgtccccctccctgctcctccgcagccatctcccctcccccatctacCTTCCCGGACGCGGGTGGCGGCCGGCCGGGGGTCCTGGGCAGGGCCGGGGACGCGCGGGGGACCTGGAAGGTGAGCAGGGGGCCGCTCGCGGACCACCTTCCTGGAAGCTGGGCCCGCGCTGGCGCCCGCGCCCCCCACCGGGCCGCACCCTGTTGCTGCGGCAGACGCAACCCCGCCCCCCGCGGCGGACCAACCCACCCCTCGGCCCCGCGCGCTCGGCCCGCCCCTTTCCCGGCAGGCCCTGCTCTGGTCCGCAGCCCGCCGGGCCCACAGGGGCTAGGGggcgggtgggggctggggctccATTTCACCGCCCTTCCCAGACCGGGAGCTACGCCCAGGCCGTCCCACGCCCCGCCCAGTCGCGCGGGACGTGACCTCCGTGTGTCGCGCAACCCGGGGCAAGGAAGACCGACTCATCTTGGATTTGCCCCGCGAGAACTGGGAAAACCACGAACTGGGCAACGAACCACAGCATCCGGTCACCAGATGCTGGGTTCCGTGACTCTGGCAAGCCAGTGGAGGAGCGCACGCTGCGGACTTGGTCACGGCTGCTCCATTCTGGCCCTGGCGCCTGAAGGCAAAGAGTGGGGAATCGTCGCTTGCAAAGAGAGACTCACAGAACTGCTGACAGTTAATCAAGTTTATTTGTGTTCACAGAACATACTGGGCGACCCCACAGCCGCCCTAACAGCCCACCGACCCCTCAGCCACCCCTTGGGGGCAACTCCGAGATCGAAGGCCAAGGACCTTATTCCCAGCGGTCCGCCGAAGCGTCGCACAGTAGACTCGCGAGTTGAGATGCTGGAGGACCGAGTGTCACCCGCTaaacccaccacccaccaccattCTTGATTTCCAGCCCCGGCGCCCTCCCGGACCCGGGTCCTGTTCATCCCTCTTCCCTGCTTCGCTCCGTTCTGGGGCCAGCCTCCACCAATCCCACAGAACTCTATAAATACCCAGAGATCTGCACTTGCAGCAGGGGGCACATCTCGCACCCCTgcataagttaaaataaatattacatacacCCCTCCATCACCTGGGggacatacataaatacatataaatattattaggagcaatgagaaataaattaacGACGCTCTTTCACGATCTGGCCTAGCCCCGGCGTGTCGGTGCCTGTCTCTCCCAGGCTCGGGCTGGCGTCACCGCTGTAGTGTTCTGAGTGTGAGTTGCCTCGGGAGTCCCAGTTTGGGATACGCTCTCGCGCACCAGGTACGCGCAGTGTTTCTTTGGTTCTTCGAATTCTTTTGGGAGTACGAAGAGCCCCAATTAGAAGGCGGCCGGGTGTTGCTGGAGAAAAGTGCTGAGGTCCAAAGCGTAGTCTGAGGGCTCCGAGGTCAGATTAAGGGGCTCGACCGGGGGCGCAGCTGTGGGTGCGGGGGACGGGGCGCTGGGGGTGTCCTCCTGGGCCAGGGGTGTCGACACACTCTCTTCAGCCGTCAGGATCTGGCAGAAGATGATGGTGAGCAGGAGAAAGAGCAGCCTTTTGGCAGGGTTCGGATCCTCGACTGGCAGCTGGCGCCGGACCTGAGAGGGGGGacaacaaagggaacaggtcagGGCCCGGGCGTCCGGTGGTTCACCCCGCTCTTCCCCCGGGCTGTCCACTTCGGCGACACTCACCACTCGTGGGTACAGGACCCTACGGCTGCGCTTTCGGTGCCCGCGGGAGGCGCTGGGGCGCGCAGCGGGTGCCACCGCGGGCTCTGGGAGAGGGTCGAAGGTGAAGATCTCAGGACCGGAGCCCCTCCGGGGTCCCGGGCTGGTGGAGGGGACCGGGGTCGGGGCCCGCAGGACGGTCATGGTCGGGAGGGAGCTGCGAGAGTGACACATGGTGCGCTGAGCTGAGCAGACAGATGAGTGGGGACCCGTAGCCCTGCAGAGCTAGTTAAGCACCCCGAGAACTGGGCGGGTCCTTCTCAACTCCACCCGCGGCTGGGAGTGGTTGGCTGGCCGGCTGGAAATTCCGAAGATTAAGCAAAGATGGGGGTGGAGACTTGGCCAGCGCAACGGTAGGCGCCCAAGTATGTGTTGTGTGAGTTGTGAGTGGAGGCGGGTGAAATCCCGGGCTGCGGGCACATGTCGGGACATGTGGCAGCTGGAGAGGGGCCCACAGACTGTTTGAAGTGTTTCTGCCACAAGCCCCATCTTTGGGAGGCAGGACAGCTTACAGAAGGAAGTCTGGCCACCCTGGTGCAACACTGACCAGCTAAGTCCAGGaaccagtcacacacacacattcagacatTTGTAGGGATACAGAAAACACACAGTGTAAGAGAGAAGTCATTACAGAAATAGCCATGAAGCCTAAGAGAAACAAACACACTAGCACACAGAGAACCCTGCCTGCTTtagtgcacgcacacacacaccaccttgTAGAGGcagaaaaatttccccttctttcttctagtttctttggctggtctaataattaaattgatacAGGACAGAGTAAcaggaaaaaacatttaattgCAGACTTGCAGGAGCCCATGAAGACTTAAGACTCAAAGTCAGTCTGGCAATTGATGCTTATATACCTTCCTGAGCTAAGGAATGAGACTCGGGCCTGGAGCTTGAAGGGGAGGTGGGTAATTGACAGAAGGCTGAGAAGAGCAGGTGTTGGGTAATTAAATGGTTGCCCTGCCAAGCAGGTAAGTCTTTCAGATAAAAGCTATCTCTCTCTGGGCCAGGTCCCCTACTTAAATTATGTAGGCAGTTAAGGGAGAGGTAAAACGCTTTTCCTGAGTCTGCTGGGTCTTgactgccttcagctcaaaatatccacatgccaaagtgcACATTGTAGGGTGGCCTATTCTGCCATATTCCCCTTCATTATGAacttcacacacactaaacaAAGGTGCAGAGATGGCACAGGGGCAACCCAGCAATGTGCAGAAATGTTGATACATGCCTGGAGCAGAGGACCACAAAATACCAAGGCAAGAAGTTAGCAGCCACCTCCTTTTTGTCCCCCATGGTCTGGATCAACTATCAAAACTTACGAGAAGAACATTTAAACTATGAGACATTAGGCAAATGTGGTGATGATAATAACTCAAGAGAAATTGACACCTCTCCCTAACTGCCTCAGAAACAGCTGCTCATGGACACAGAATTTAACAACTTTTGAGCATTCACCGGGGCCAGGCACCCTGTTTAAAAGGTCCCGTAGAGAATACTGAGGTGGGTTTCAGTGTGTATGCTGCTGAGGGCCACCAGCCAGAAACAGTGGGCACCACAGTTGCCAAGAAAACAGAAGACTTAGTGTTGGGGGACCTAGTCGAGCTACTGTTCCTGTCTGTCTAATCAATCAGatgagggggaagggtatagcgcAAGTGGTAGGGCACAGGCTCAgaatgcaagaggtcctgggttcaatccccagtacctcctccaagcagaaatcaatgaataaacctaattattcccccctcataaaaaagaagaaaaaaaagaaaagaaaaccaaacaaaacaagcaaaaagtcAGGCGAGGCTTCAGGGAAGAATGGCATTGGAGATGACCTTGAATAGTGGGTGGGATACCACACAGTCAGATGTGGAAGATGACTGAGAAAGAGAATGGAATCAGCAAAGGCCTTGAGCTGGAAAAGTACAGGATGTGTTTGGGgaatcacaagaaaaacaatctCAGGGTAAGTTTCCCGTAAAGGAGTAGTGGtgaaacccagcaggaccctgtggggccctcagAAAAAGACTTCAGCCTCCTAGACTTTCCCTGGGTTCCAAAGAGTAGGTTCCAACTCTTACTaataagggaaggaagagaatgcAAAAACAAAGAGGAACAGCCAAGAAATAATAGTGCAGATAAAGGACTGGTTCCCCTTTATGAAAGATACataatatctttgagttcttctgcccCCACCGGTGGAGGAGGGCAACTCCATGCTGAGCACAAGATTTCTGGAACACCGTCCTGTTACTTCATCACCAATCAATCAGAAGAGAGTCACAcaccctgctgccctcacctcaaattttgcctttaaaaactcttccccaAAACCTatcaggagtttggggttttgagCACAAACTGccccttctccttgcttggtgcttgcaaaaaaatctttctctgctcAACTCTGACATTTTAGTTTGCCCTCAGTGTGCATAGGTATGCAAATTGGGGTTCAACAACAGTGGAAAGTGATGATGGCTGGAAAGGAATTGGGCAGTGGGGAGAGCTTGGCTGGCAGGCCAGGAGACTGGGTTTGACTCTAGACTGGGGAGCTTGTGGGTCATAAGGTGACATCAAAGGAGGGCAAGTTCAAAGCTGGGAATTGAGTGGGATGAAAAATATGCCCTGGATGGGGAGACACTGAAGCAGAGACAGTATATTACTAGAGAGGTTCTGGTAGAAGGAAGCAAGTTTCTGAAATGGGCTGTGACACAGGGAACCAAGAGAAGAGATGTCTCTAAGAAACATTCGTAGCATAAGATGACCAGGATTTATTGATAAGATGGGTATCATTAGGGTCAGGGAGTGTGGAGGAGGGCTGCTGACAGCAAGAGGATGGAGGGGTCAGAGCTAACTCCTTAGATGTGGGATGCATCTGGCACAGAGCCTTGCACCAGATCACATTATGCCTGGTGCTCAGGACGAGCACATATATGACCTCTTCCATTAGAGGCTCTGTCACACGTCTTTGTGTCTTCCGTAGAAACTTGCAATCTGCCTTGCATGTAGGAGTTGTTCCATAATCTTGATAGATAAAAGATGAAAATGCAGAATGGTAACTGCACATATAGTCTTCACACACTGGCTAGATCAACCCAAGCTTTTGAGACATACATACACTCCTTCAAATCGCACATCCAAATTTACAACATCATAAGAAAAGCTGAGGAGTGGGTAgggtatagctgaagtggtagagcacatgcttagcttgcacgaggtcctgggttcaatctccagtccctccattaaaaataaataaataaatatacttaattaacaccacccccccaaaaaagagaaaagctgggACAAGTCTCACACAGACACCAAACAAGGAACCCTTGAGGGCATTTCTCAACCAAGGATGTGTGGACATGTACATAAGGAGACAGCCCACAACTGGGTTATAAAGAGACATATTATTGTCATAAATACTATATACACTATTGCTTCCTGGACTTATATGTTGCTTCATTTTACACCCACTCCTCCTGTCTAAATGCATGAGAATCTTTCAGCATTACACACTTCTTCCTGACGAGGCATAAAACACATCTCCTTTACAAACAAAGGCACAGTCCTCTCCCACACCTGCCTTTTACACCCGCTATCATCCTCATATTTACACCCAAGCCCAGTGAGCCTACACACTTACCTCCACCCTTAAGCCAAGGCCACCTGCACACCACACAGCGATCAACATAAATACGGGTCGATTTACATGTGTGGACAGGCCCACAGGCTCACACAGACATAAATTGGGGATGGGGGAAGATAGTGATGATGGAAGAAAATTGCTTGGTGGGAGAGGGGGCAAGGCACCCAGGGTCAGCACTGCATAACTTGTTTATGATGGAAAATTTCTCCAGGGCAttaggcaggggaggggaaatgaAGGGGGTGTCAGGCTCCCATTTCGCACTACCTCCCACATCTGGAGCTTGGCTTCCAGCTGGACCTAGTTATCCTCACTGTCCTCCTGGCACAGAGAGAACTTTCTTTGTGACAAGGCCAGAGTGGGACCAAGAGAAGCAGAGAGCCCAGATGGCTCACCATTCCTTCTCAACCAATCCCACTCCCATTCCTGGGACCCTCGGAGCGCCaaggctctgcccctccctgccacacGGGAAACTGGGGAAAGTTGAGAGTGAATCATTAAGCCAATGAAAGGGTGCgggggtgagggatggggagTGACTTAAGGCCAGAAAGGGCCAGCGGGTGAGACCAACAGCTGCACCGGTTCTCACTGCCCTAATCCTGGGGAAAGACTTTTGCCGCTTTCCCGTTCCCAGCTCTCATTTCCTCCCCATCTGCCCAAGATCACCATGTTTCCTTCATTCCCTTCCTTGACCTGTGTTCTGACCTCCTACTAATCTCTCTCTTAGCcccttgtttgtttcttcctaaGGCTCACCACAGTAAGAAACCATTTTAtgcatttgtttactttttgatattGTGTGTGTCCCCCACTGGAATATCATCTCCACGTGTATACAAGACCACATCCGCCCTTGTCCTCGTGGTAGCTCTGTGGTTTCTCTAGTCCTTGGCCTTTGACCTAGTAGGggctttaataaataaatatttttaaaatgaagtatagtttatttacagttttgtattagtttccagtatacaacatagtgattcaacaaTTTaataggttatactccatttaaagttattacaaataatggctgtatttccctgtgctatgtaatATACCCTTGTCACTTAACTATTGTACACGTAGTAAcctgtatctcttaatcccatacccctatcactgccccttcccctttacctctcccctctggtaaccactagtttggtctttatgtctgtgagtctgtttctgttttgttatatatattattatatacatatatatttaattttttagattttgcatataagtgataacatagagtacttgtctttctgtctgagatttcactaagcatgatactctctagatccatccacattgttgcaaatggcaaaatttcattcttttttataactgagtatacatatcacatcttctttatccattcatctgttgacacttaggttgcttccatatcttggcaattggaaataatgctgctatgaacactgaggagcatgtatcttttcaaattagtgtttttgttttatttggatatATACGCAGGAGTGGaatcgctggatcatatggtagctctagttTCAGgctttgaggaacctctatactgttttccacagtggctgctccagtttacattcccaccaactgtatACAAGGGTCCCTTAATGAATATTCTTAAATCCACCTCCTCTGAGGAGCTACTCCTCAACCCCAGAGGCGTCTGTTTATCCAGCTGTGTCTCTTTGACTCTTCAGAGGCCCCTACACTTCCTCTTCAGAGAGGATATTGGGGGATGCTCAGCTGTGGGTCAGGGTGATCTGCCATTGAATGAGGAGTACCTGTCCAGGTGGCAGATGGCAAAGCCCTGGCCCTCACCCTTCATAAGTGACATAAGAGTGAGTCATGCCCACCACCCCACCTGAAATACTGTTGTATTGCTAGTCACAGGCTAGAACAGGGGACAAAGGTCATGGGAAGGAGCCAGaatgggcaggagagagggagacagatatTTGGGAGTGGAAGTTTCtgagaaagggaagcagagacagagggaTGGAGCCTGGGTCTTGGGGTCAGGGATGAAAACTGAAAGCTCTTAGCTGAACCTGGCAattagtagatgctcaataactATTGGTTGAGATGGGTTGAGGTCAAAAGGATACGTGGGGTGGCAAAAAGAGTGTATGATCATCTAGTGGTGTGTTGACAAAAAATTAACctgtcaatctaagaaagaaatggaaaattttaatagAGCCAAATTTAAGGATTATAACCTTGGGAAAAGCacctcagaaagctctgagaactgttgaACCCAGGAGCACATTTGTagaagttttttgagacagaaagCTGTACATCAAATGACGTATTACTGACTGTTTACACAGTCCAGATCTAAGTGTCATCATGTGACCCTTCACAAGaccaagaaggaatgttatcttctGAGGCGTTGTCTTGTTGTTTGAGCAGGTATTCTTGccgatgggggaggtttggtctaTGCATAAGGCAGATATCCATTGCACAGTGTTGAAAGAGAGGAAGCCAAAGGGTAGacaaaaaatttttagttttagttttttcttgtcttgccttaaACTATGAActttatttcacagattttaGAGGAAAGTAGGTTTAAGTCCCAGCTCTGTTACTTATCAACTACAAGGTATTGGGCcagctacttaacttctctgaaaacatttccttaaTTGAAATGGGGGCCAATTGGCCTTAAGGTCTTTGCAAAGATTAAGAATATGAATAGACACAAAGTAGGTGCCTTTTCTTTGGTGGCCATTATTATGATTCTGGGAAGAGGGGCTGCTTTGGAGCAGATGTGGGCAGCAGTGAACTGACCTGGGAGTCGGCGACCAGGATAAGAAAACagcctccacatgctaagatcatCAGGAGAcacaatttctctttctcttttcatcctcccttccctccctctccagttCAGGCAGGTtttatggctttttcttttccccaaagacGCAGAGACTTCTGCATTCCTAGTTCTTGTTCAACCAATGCGAATGATTTTCAATATCCTTCCTCTGgcccccatacacacacattctagccAGAACAATTCTTGCCAGAAGCATGGTGGGGCGTGGGGGcgggatggtggtggtgagttCTTAATAGCAAGTTAATAAATGACCCCCAAATACTTTCATTTGGGCCTGAGGACGGCCAAGATCAGGTTCTGGCCATTTTCCCTGACGCAAAATTATGGCAAGGGTGCCTGGAGCCCCAAGGCAAGGTCACAAAAGAACATGGTTAACCCCTGTCCTGTATgtagctcagctcagctcagcccagtcCAGTCCAACTCAGCCCAACTTCCCAGGAGGCTGCTgagagcagggagctgggaaAAGGTCCCAGAGTCCCTGTCCTTGTGCCAAAACTGGCTTCCTAGGACCCCAGTGTGGTGGCTTCTTCCTCTGGCCAGTTTCCTTCCCGTCAGATTataactccttgagggcaggactCTATCCACCTTGCTCATCATTCAGTTTTCCGTGTCTAGATCAATTCAGGCTGCCTGTAAAGACTAGAAACGTAGGGCTCTTCAATTAACATTAGAGTTGTTCATGTGGGAAACTCTCTGTAGACAGCTCCAACAATCAGCACTGGAGAATATGATTGAGATTTAATTCAAAGCAGAatcatgggggaggggaagcaggaagtACAACAAATTAAGTATTTCCCCTTTTGTCCTGCCTTTTCAGACACCCTGCATTTATGAATGAGTAGATCTGTAAAGTCTAGGGCATAGATTAAAGGCTCTTGAATAAGCCTCCCTCCCCTGGAGCTCTGTAATTCAGTAGCGTCCCCTGTGTGTTCAAAAGTAAGAGGATGCCTCCTTCCTATTTCCAAAGCTGAGGCCATAGGCACTTTTCTTTGAAGGTTAGGAGGGGCCCAGGTCCCTCCCAGCGAGGCCGAGGGGCAGGACCTGGTGCTCTGGGCTGGCCTGCTTCCAACTCCCAGCCTGCAGAGTGGGGATCGCGTGTTAAGACTGGAGCTTGACTGGCTGCCAGGGGGTGAGCCCTGAGGCGGTTTTCTGGGAAGGATAGATGCCCTGTGTGACTCAGAACCAAGTTAGGGAAAAAACAAGCTCACTCAATCGCTGGCACCCTCCTGGTCTGGCCTGGCTTTGACCATGAGCTCATGAAAAAGGAAGCTGGGCCTGGCTGGATGGTGGCCCTGCTTTCCCTCATGTTCTCTCTCCATCACCTCACGGATTCCCTCGAGTGTCTGAGCCTCATGCTACCGTCATCCCAGCTCTGGGCAGCCCTGGCCCTTTTATGAGTTTCTCTTTCCAGACTATTGGTCAGTTGTTTCCCCGGGTTGGAAATCCCACTCAACACAGAAAGGGATTGCTCCCAAGGGGAGGCTGAAAATAACATGCATCCCTTTGCTCTGATGATCTTCTCCACTGCGGACCTGACTACGTGGGTTTGAATCTCCCAAACAGAGTGACTGGTGTTGACCCTGGCAGCCTGAGTGATGAGGT
The Camelus ferus isolate YT-003-E chromosome 20, BCGSAC_Cfer_1.0, whole genome shotgun sequence genome window above contains:
- the IER3 gene encoding radiation-inducible immediate-early gene IEX-1 — encoded protein: MCHSRSSLPTMTVLRAPTPVPSTSPGPRRGSGPEIFTFDPLPEPAVAPAARPSASRGHRKRSRRVLYPRVVRRQLPVEDPNPAKRLLFLLLTIIFCQILTAEESVSTPLAQEDTPSAPSPAPTAAPPVEPLNLTSEPSDYALDLSTFLQQHPAAF